The following proteins come from a genomic window of Rutidosis leptorrhynchoides isolate AG116_Rl617_1_P2 chromosome 10, CSIRO_AGI_Rlap_v1, whole genome shotgun sequence:
- the LOC139871153 gene encoding protein FAR1-RELATED SEQUENCE 9-like has protein sequence MDSTSIADSTSIAQSDVHVITNSSNESAADSVPDTFSSTNSVCRNYFLSSYEDEGPDGKKLWFPNVPDHFNPVIGSVLRSWEDCLYFYDLYAEAAGFNIKKASENKDEDGSVIYQVYRCNRAGRPAPKALIPPAIVNPPVIVNASQSAPDPHSSIPDKSTKRKHQRRKVSNHKSSSIKVECEAYIRFKLIEGKIVIFKFFEGHSHKLITERNRNLLNKRRKLDPEHMEFLFKLSTRSNMGGFKAHTLFSALSGGIDNVGPLPVDFNNFHHDLIQSLGDIDAHIAIEQLLMKKNTLPNFSVEYYCDHNNFLRGVFWADNISKLNYKEFGDIVGFDATYGTNMYNMVFVPLTGVDNHKKLVIFGAALLASESIESFSWFLDYFLKVFVTEPGLVSTDQDPAMLEAIKIKFKTAQHRLCMWHISQKLEKRVGRELFSNKDFRKQMNNIFRNQELNAEKFEKCWQHVLDEFSLHDVNWFKDMYAMKEKWIPCFFQDTPMAGLMRTSSLCESENSFFIKCKNKHSKLVEFFSRFDVVVEKQRHNNTVLEFEMDNRSINYVINKLIELHARDFYTPTMFLLVQEEIFQSSISCVQISSTIVENEDKQLCVIEEKFPLPHLNWKYRVTFDVKTAEANCSCLLFTREGRLCRHIFYVYHVHDVIAIPMVHLLRRWSKEVSEIFNSIFVYSDDKSKSKKIINHVFNKLRKVSSLYRDDPDKLVSFRDKFDVLIGNFLGSTSDEPSTSTRGEHINRLWGFSKPVNSNIRAPENIRNKGQRRSNRILSSKEVAVKKHVKTRACKRCGIHGHNNKGKNVIDFELEDESEEDDEDLAYEDEDSDSD, from the exons GCACCAACTCTGTCTGTAGAAATTATTTTTTGTCTTCTTATGAGGATGAAGGTCCTGATGGAAAGAAATTGTGGTTTCCTAATGTTCCAGATCATTTTAATCCTGTTATTGGTTCCGTGCTTAGATCATGGGAAGATTGTTTATATTTTTATGACTTATATGCTGAGGCTGCTGGGTTCAATATTAAGAAAGCTTCTGAAAATAAAGATGAAGATGGTTCAGTTATTTACCAAGTTTATAGGTGTAATAGGGCAGGTCGTCCTGCCCCAAAAGCTCTTATTCCCCCTGCTATTGTTAATCCACCTGTTATTGTCAATGCATCTCAATCTGCCCCTGATCCTCATTCTTCCATTCCTGATAAATCTACAAAGCGAAAGCATCAGCGTAGGAAAGTGTCTAACCATAAATCTTCTAGTATTAAGGTTGAATGTGAAgcttacattagattcaaacttattgaGGGTAAGAttgttatttttaagttttttgagGGGCATAGTCACAAACTCATAACTGAAAGGAATAGGAATTTGTTGAATAAAAGGAGGAAGTTGGATCCTGAACACATGGAATTTCTTTTCAAACTCAGTACTCGATCAAATATGGGTGGATTTAAAGCTCACACACTTTTTAGTGCTCTTAGTGGTGGTATTGATAATGTTGGTCCTTTGCCTGTAGATTTCAATAATTTTCATCATGATTTGATCCAATCTCTAGGTGATATTGATGCACATATTGCTATTGAACAACTGCTTATGAAGAAAAATACTTTACCTAACTTCAGTGTCGAGTATTATTGTGATCATAATAATTTTTTACGTGGGGTTTTTTGGGCTGATAATATTTCTAAGTTGAACTACAAAGAGTTTGGTGATATTGTTGGATTTGATGCTACATATGGTACAAATAT GTATAACATGGTTTTTGTACCTCTCACTGGAGTTGATAACCATAAGAAGCTTGTTATTTTTGGAGCTGCTTTATTAGCTAGTGAAAGCATAGAATCGTTTAGTTGGTTTCTTGATTATTTTCTCAAAGTTTTTGTGACTGAACCGGGCTTAGTGTCCACTGATCAAGACCCAGCAATGTTGGAGGCTATTAAAATAAAGTTTAAGACTGCGCAGCATCGGTTATGTATGTGGCATATCAGTCAAAAACTTGAAAAAAGG gttggtCGTGAGTTGTTTTCAAATAAAGATTTTCGTAAGCAAATGAACAACATATTCCGGAATCAAGAGTTGAATGCTGAAAAGTTTGAAAAGTGTTGGCAACATGTTTTAGATGAATTTAGCTTGCATGAtgtcaattggtttaaagatatgTATGCTATGAAGGAGAAGTGGATACCGTGTTTTTTCCAAGATACACCAATGGCTGGATTGATGAGAACGTCATCACTTTGTGAGAGTGAAAATTCATTCTTTATAAAATGCAAGAACAAGCATTCTAAATTGGTGGAGTTTTTTTCACGATTCGATGTTGTAGTTGAAAAGCAGCGCCATAACAACACGGTTCTCGAGTTTGAAATGGATAATAGATCTATTAATTATGTTATCAATAAGCTAATTGAGTTGCATGCTAGGGATTTTTATACACCAACCATGTTTCTGTTAGTTCAAGAAGAAATATTTCAGTCTTCTATCTCTTGTGTGCAAATCAGCTCAACCATTGTAGAGAATGAAGacaaacaattatgtgtaattGAAGAGAAATTTCCTCTTCCTCATCTAAACTGGAAATATAGG GTTACTTTTGATGTTAAAACTGCTGAAGCCAATTGTTCGTGTTTGCTTTTTACACGTGAAGGTCGTTTATGTAGGCACATATTTTATGTGTATCATGTTCATGATGTTATTGCTATCCCTATGGTTCATTTGTTGAGGAGGTGGTCAAAGGAGGTATCTGAAATATTTAATTCCATTTTCGTATATTCTGATGATAAGTCTAAATCCAAAAAGATTATCAATCACGTTTTCAACAAGCTTAGGAAGGTTTCCTCTTTATATCGAGATGATCCAGATAAACTTGTTAGTTTTAGAGATAAGTTTGATGTATTAATTGGCAATTTTCTTGGTTCTACTTCTGATGAGCCTTCTACATCTACTAGAGGTGAACATATTAATAGACTATGGGGATTCTCTAAACCAGTCAATTCGAATATCCGTGCTCCGGAGAATATTAGAAACAAAGGTCAACGTAGATCAAATCGGATATTGTCTTCCAAAGAAGTGGCTGTTAAGAAACATGTTAAGACAAGAGCTTGCAAGCGTTGTGGTATTCATGGTCACAAT AATAAAGGAAAAAATGTCATTGACTTTGAATTAGAAGACGAAAGTGAGGAAGATGATGAAGACCTTGCATATGAAGATGAAGATTCTGATTCTGATTAA